From bacterium, the proteins below share one genomic window:
- the purH gene encoding bifunctional phosphoribosylaminoimidazolecarboxamide formyltransferase/IMP cyclohydrolase yields the protein MKREPLPVARALVSVWDKTGLEPFCRALVDLGIEIVSSGGTARTLEEAGIPVIPVSDITGFPEILDGRVKTLNPMIHGGILARKEIPDHLKQLQNHDITPFDLVVVNLYPFQKTVEKGDATLDEALEMIDIGGPAMVRAAAKNFPSVAVIVNPERYGSILDEMTDEVGISFATRLALAREAFSHTCIYDSAVAAYFSSLDEEGGRTGDVFPETLIVSGRKLQDLRYGENPHQKAAFYAGTTSREPLLTQARQLWGKELSYNNILDTDATLQLTMEFDQPACVIVKHTNPCGAALAGTLAQAHRQAMKTDPLSAFGGIVGFNREVDKEAAQEVAKVFTEVIIAPSYSEEALEILKTKKNLRILELPGIDRPEFDPAIPFIRSTGGGFLVQDRDLLTLEEGKISVATKRLPTKEEMTAMRFAWTIAKHVKSNAIIYVKEDQLVAVGAGQMSRVDSAKIGIIKANLPIEGTVLASDAFFPFRDGIDAAAEAGVTAIIQPGGSVRDEEVIAAADEHGLAMVFTGIRHFRH from the coding sequence ATGAAAAGAGAACCACTTCCCGTCGCGAGAGCCCTTGTCAGCGTCTGGGACAAGACGGGTCTCGAACCGTTCTGCCGGGCTCTCGTCGATCTCGGCATTGAGATCGTTTCTTCGGGCGGCACCGCGCGAACCCTTGAGGAGGCCGGTATACCTGTTATTCCTGTAAGCGACATAACGGGCTTCCCCGAGATCCTGGACGGTAGGGTAAAAACCCTTAACCCGATGATCCACGGGGGCATATTGGCCCGAAAAGAGATCCCCGACCACCTTAAGCAGCTTCAGAACCATGACATCACCCCCTTCGACCTGGTGGTGGTCAACCTTTACCCCTTCCAGAAAACGGTTGAAAAAGGTGACGCCACCCTCGACGAGGCTCTCGAAATGATCGACATCGGCGGCCCGGCAATGGTGCGAGCCGCAGCCAAGAACTTCCCTTCTGTGGCCGTTATCGTTAACCCGGAAAGGTACGGGTCAATCCTGGACGAGATGACTGATGAGGTCGGCATTTCTTTTGCCACCCGGCTTGCTCTTGCCCGGGAAGCCTTTTCCCACACATGTATATACGATTCAGCAGTGGCCGCATATTTTTCATCCCTGGATGAGGAGGGAGGGAGAACCGGTGATGTGTTTCCTGAAACCCTCATCGTTTCCGGCCGCAAGCTGCAGGACTTGAGGTACGGAGAGAACCCCCATCAGAAAGCAGCTTTTTACGCCGGAACAACTTCAAGAGAACCGCTCCTGACCCAGGCGCGCCAGCTGTGGGGGAAGGAGCTTTCCTACAACAACATCCTGGACACTGACGCCACGCTCCAGCTGACAATGGAGTTCGATCAGCCGGCCTGCGTGATCGTCAAGCACACAAACCCCTGCGGCGCGGCTTTGGCCGGGACCCTGGCCCAGGCACACAGGCAGGCCATGAAAACAGATCCCCTATCCGCTTTCGGCGGCATTGTGGGTTTTAACCGCGAAGTGGACAAGGAAGCAGCCCAGGAGGTCGCCAAGGTTTTTACCGAGGTTATCATCGCCCCATCCTACAGCGAAGAAGCCCTCGAGATCCTGAAAACAAAGAAGAACCTCAGGATCCTCGAACTTCCAGGGATAGACCGACCGGAATTCGATCCGGCCATCCCTTTTATCAGGAGTACGGGAGGAGGCTTCCTGGTACAGGACCGGGACCTTCTCACCCTGGAAGAGGGGAAAATATCGGTGGCAACCAAACGCCTCCCCACCAAGGAGGAAATGACCGCCATGCGTTTCGCGTGGACCATCGCCAAACATGTTAAATCCAACGCAATTATCTACGTTAAGGAAGACCAGCTCGTGGCGGTGGGAGCGGGGCAGATGAGCCGCGTGGATTCAGCGAAAATCGGGATCATCAAGGCTAATCTCCCCATCGAGGGAACGGTCCTTGCCTCCGACGCCTTCTTCCCATTCCGAGACGGGATAGACGCGGCCGCTGAAGCGGGAGTCACCGCTATTATCCAGCCTGGCGGCAGCGTGCGAGACGAAGAGGTCATTGCCGCGGCAGACGAGCACGGCCTTGCCATGGTGTTTACGGGGATAAGGCACTTTAGACATTAA
- the selD gene encoding selenide, water dikinase SelD produces the protein MGPGDLSVLLAPLRSAMMADDRLLVGTETSDDAGVYRLNGDTALVQSIDVITPIVDDPADFGYIAAINALSDIYAMGGTPLTALTFLGFQQCELPLGTASLILKGALAALTENRCTVVGGHTVEDPEIKFGLAVTGTVHPDAAITNNTAMDGDLIYLTKPLGTGIASTALKGELIPQSLSEEFVGWMKMSNGPAAAAMVETGVSAATDVTGFGLLGHLWEMCAGSDLGAVLDMDSIPKMTGIEEMVDSGMVPAGAYRNRDHLEGKVTFPSQSKERLWPLFDPQTSGGLLIAVSPDKEDSFELALGAEGVPVHRIGMFRSQPGIEIVET, from the coding sequence CTGGGTCCGGGCGACCTGTCAGTTCTTCTTGCACCGCTGCGTTCGGCCATGATGGCGGACGACCGTCTTCTGGTGGGAACAGAGACATCCGACGACGCCGGCGTTTACCGACTGAACGGGGACACAGCTCTCGTCCAGTCTATCGACGTCATCACCCCCATTGTGGACGATCCGGCCGATTTCGGCTACATCGCGGCCATTAATGCCCTTTCGGATATCTACGCCATGGGCGGAACTCCCCTCACCGCCCTGACCTTCCTGGGCTTCCAGCAGTGTGAACTTCCCCTGGGAACAGCATCACTCATACTTAAGGGTGCCCTCGCAGCGCTGACAGAAAACCGATGTACGGTCGTGGGCGGCCACACGGTGGAAGACCCCGAGATCAAATTCGGCCTTGCCGTCACCGGTACCGTTCACCCTGATGCAGCGATCACAAACAACACCGCAATGGACGGCGACCTCATCTACCTGACGAAGCCCCTGGGAACCGGTATCGCCTCCACTGCCCTGAAAGGGGAACTGATCCCCCAGTCGTTGAGTGAAGAGTTCGTGGGCTGGATGAAAATGTCCAACGGCCCTGCAGCGGCCGCCATGGTCGAAACGGGAGTTTCAGCCGCCACCGACGTCACGGGGTTCGGCCTTCTCGGGCACTTGTGGGAGATGTGCGCCGGATCGGACCTGGGAGCCGTTCTCGACATGGACTCCATCCCGAAGATGACAGGAATAGAAGAGATGGTTGATTCGGGGATGGTCCCTGCCGGAGCGTATCGAAACCGGGATCACCTGGAGGGTAAAGTCACATTCCCCTCTCAGTCCAAGGAAAGGCTGTGGCCTCTTTTCGACCCCCAAACCTCCGGGGGATTGCTCATCGCCGTATCCCCGGACAAGGAGGACAGTTTTGAACTGGCCCTTGGCGCAGAAGGTGTACCGGTGCACAGGATAGGGATGTTCAGATCTCAACCGGGGATTGAGATCGTGGAAACGTAG